In the genome of Thunnus albacares chromosome 8, fThuAlb1.1, whole genome shotgun sequence, the window TCAGAAAACGGTGTTGTTAAACGGCAACTGTGATGATTTGTGTTCGCGCTGGATCCgctatttgaacatttttggcTTTGCCGCTATTTAGCTTCTGCAGTTGTCTGAGCAACCAACGCCCAGTCGTGGATGGGCAGCTAGCTCGTTAGCTGTTAGCAGGCAGCCTAACCTAACGGGagtgtcacttcctgtctttaGCTCTTTAGCAAACTGTAAACGTTTCTGTGTGCGTTATAAGCTTACCTAAGAAACTACGTTAACACTCCTGTAGGGGTTACATTCAACTGTTTTGTAAAGCTTCCCTATAAGTACCAGCAGTGTGACTAACTAAGCTAACTTAGTGTCGTATGTTGGATTAAACAGCTCACGTTAACGCTAACTTGTTTGAACCGAGGGAAACGGCATGCAATGCTTTATATTTGGCTGTTACACCCTCTTTGTATACGTTAAATAGTACCAAATTAAGCAGAATATAGTCACTTCGGCTAGATATTCAGTTTGTCTATGGAGACCTTTTCAAATTGCTTCAACCACTAATTTACCATTGaatatttatctcagcactcCTCGTACTCTTTACgcctttgcactatttgtattcTGTTTACAGGTCACAGAAACGGTTTCACCTGAATATAGTCATTGCCTGcgtatatttctgaagattgttgtgttgttattcagTTTAAGTACATTGAGAGCTACTAAAACGGAGTCAAATCCCCGGTGTGCGTAAACATACTTGGTCAATAAATATCTGATTCTGAAAATACGTGGAGAAATATCACTCTCTGTCGTTTGTGTGCCAGAGATGAGGctgcatatatgtatatgtatatgtgtgatCAATAGTTTGATTATACTGCTATGGTTGGAGTAGCTACGTTAGACAATCAAAGCCAAACCTGGAGGATGTGTCACGATAAGGCATAAGGAGGGCACGACTGCCATCTAATCTGGATTACAGTGGATCTAGTACCTCAGAGTTCATGTTTTGACTTTTAAGGTCATTGGCCTCAGACTGTGACCTCTAAATCAGAATACTGTGCTGGAACCGAAGTCATAAAATTGGTGTTCTGTTCAGGACAACCATTGTAAAATTTGCACAATCAAACAGTAATTTAGTCATCCACCACTTCCTTTAGCAGACCTGTCAGGCACCGCCGGAAAAGGAAACAGACAGTTGTCATTTTAATATGACAGTTGTCAGTTTTTCTCGGTTGTGATAAAAGATGAATGTGGTTTGTCGGGAAACCAACTTGCAAAGTCACAGTAAGATTAAACAGTGAAGCAGTGGGACGTTGCTCAGATTAAACCGTACATCCTGCGAGTAAATCAGCATATTAAGTAATATTAATTGATAGCGTATCTCAGAAGACATGTGGGCTGCTGTAGGCAGGAGATGCTCCAGCGTGAGAGGCAGAAATCCTCTCCTCGCCACAGGCGTAAAGCTGAAAGAAAGCTGCAACACTGAAAGGGCCTTGCTTTAAAGTGCAACTGACATTAAAGGAACAAGTGGAGCGGAATATGTACAACACTGGTCAAATGTCTGTGTTGTTACAGTTGCGCAGATCATGAATCATTTTGCCCCAGGCTTTACTGCTTTGGAAACAGATTCTGGAGACAGAATGGTTTGTTTGTCAAATGGCCTGAGATTGAttctgtgttgctttttttatttttgtgcccTCTCCCTTTGCTTTCTGACCCTGGAAACGCTGGCCTTTCCTGCACATTGGGATCGCATCACACTGACCtgcataaaacagctgtaagTATTGAAATAATCTTTATGTCTGAAGTAAGATTAATTTCTTCAAcctgatgatgaggatgatggaACCTGTTGCAAGTTCATCCCTGCagaatgtcatttttacattttagtcaCAATCATAAGGTCTCCAGTACCACCTTTATCATGCTTAATCACAATTAAGATGTATGACATGATGCTCACAACACATATATccatttgaatatttcactcagtgtaaatgtgattttatattCACTGAAAGCAGGATATTATTTCAAGTTGCCAAATATTGTtggaattttttaaaatctaccTTTTAATCCACTTGAGGCAAGATTTCAGAGCAACATTGGGAACATTAGGGTTCCGGCGGTTAGATATTTGGGTTGGGATTTATGTTTAAGCAGCGTGGGAAGTGGGCGATTAAAACTTTTCATTTAAGATTTTCAGCTACAGCGATGACGCAAGATTAGATTTCTTTAtggttttgatgttttgtatttcttttgtgTCCTACAGCAGCAAAAGAATCTGGAAGGATATGTTGGCTTTGCAAGCCTCCCCAACCAAGTGTACAGGAAGTCTGTCAAGAGGGGCTTTGAGTTCACCCTGATGGTCGTGGGTAAGAACACAAGCTGCTCAGCTCTCAGTTTGcccttgttttatttgaatcattTCATTGTATTCATTGCGCTTGGCATTTTTAAATTCTTCATTGTGGTTTgttgttgagagagagagacggtgtgtgtgtgtgtgtgcagccataTATATGCAAGGGACATGCCCCCAGCTTTGTAGTGTTAATTGCTGAGTCAGAGAAGAGGAGACCATTGTATTGCTGTTATTTGAATTAATATTGACTTCAGGTCCTTGACACTGTCTCCCAACCCACAAACATTCGGGTTGGATTTATCTAGAGCTGCGCTCAGCGAATCAAAAATGCAGACATTCTTTTAAAACTGTTGGATGTGGTGGTTGTCACCGGGCCAAGATCCTCCTCAGCTGATCAGTCCCTGTTTGGAGGGAAAATGTTTCCTCGGGTCAAAACCATTTCCTGTGGTGGGACCAACAGAATTTGTACCCGGCATGCCTCTAAGAATAGCGCATCTCCCGTTGCGTTCACAACACTTAGTAGGATTTTTGCTTACAGTACTGCTGATAAATTTCCATACATTGTAGTGAGCTGTTTCTTCATTGCTATTATTAGTCACTTACATGACAACAGCATCATAACAAGGCACTTGGATTTTGCCTGCTTCTATCCTCTTGCAGtgtcccttttaaaaaaaaatttctggGTGGTGATCAAGCGGTCCGCTAAGCCCTGTGAATGTTTCACTGTGCTTGCAACAAATAGCTTCATTTtgggaatgattacagaaaagaaaaaatggcaTTGTATCAAGCAACAAGGAAAGTAGAGAAGGTCCTCCGGGCTTGTTCGTAGTTAAATGCTTGCCATTGTTTTTATGGTATCACCCTCTTGCACGGACACACAATATTCAGCTTTTCTTGGCTCTGATGAGCTGTGAGCCCACATGTCCCCGCTGTGCAACGGAATGCGTCACTAGTGTGGTGtgaaagaggaaaggaggatgAAAGATggaggaagggaaggaaggagaTGGGACTGGTATTACCACCAGCGACTGGCACGTCTGTCCGTGCCTCACGAAACACATGACCCGACAACCTGTTCAGTTCACACATTGCAGAGCAGCTCTTTTTCACTCGGCCTGTCATCACTTCATATTTAACAAGCGCATACCCAGAACGCAGTTACACACCATGCATAAAACGTGCAATAAACAAACGCTACAGTGCGAGCTCCTCACATTAGCCTTTGACTGTAGCTCTGGTGTAAATAGTGGCTCGTTAAATATTGACTTGTGGCCATCAGCCAAGACAGGCAGTGCCAGTGGTCATTTCCACTAATGATCCTTTTCATTGGGAGCTTGGAAACCAGGCACACAATGGCCAACCAAGCTTGAGAAGCCTCCCGGACCACACAGCCATTCAGTGGTACATAACATGAGTCATTGTCTGTGTTGTTTCCTTTGCCTTTTTACTGTTAACCCAAATGGTTTAATGTCTTGAGCAAATGTCAGTGTCGTCTCTGGATAGATACATGACCTTTGATTGTCTTCAGGATGTcaactgtgatctttgtgtgtgtgtgtgtgtgtgtgtgtgtataatacaGGGGGGGTTGGCATAGATTTGTTTGGCATACATACGTTTTGTAGtatacattttcagtattttattccAAGTAATGCAATGCTTTTACAGACTGGCCAACTTTCTAACCATACAAGTAACAATTGGTTCGGAAATATTGATTTGTCgtctcattttgcttttttccagGTGAGTCAGGGTTGGGAAAATCCACATTGATCAACTCTCTGTTCCTAACGGACCTGTATTCATCAGAGTATCCTGGACCTTCACATCGAATCAAAAAGACTGTACAGGTACATTTTAGCAAAATGGGTTAAAATCACACACAGGCACTAATCTTTTTTAGATACTGCGCTTACTAGACAAAGTAGCAGAGCTTTAAAAACGGCACAGTTCAACGCTGTTATGTTTCAACTACGGCTGGGAAGATTCTCTACCCTACAAACAGCTTCGGCAGGCATCCAAACCATCATTTTGAagtcttattttaaaatgtgaccAGATTGTGGCCGCATAACCAACAGATAGAGATTCTGTACGGTCTCACAGCACATCTGTGTCACTGACATATATATGCCCACTTAAttatcagtttgttttcatgtgttctCAGTCATGTAGCTGCCAAGCAGATCAGCTGCCGCAGAGTCTTTTAAGATAAATACAGTGATGTTAAACTTAGCGGTTTGTCGGTTAAGtcacagcagctgctgaaaCTCTAACAAACATAACGAATACATAATTTAATACAATCAACATAACATGATCATTATATTGTGATTTAAAGTGTTAGGATTCTAGAGAACCAGCTTTATTGAAATCCTTCTTAACTCATCATACTTGATGCCAACTGATTTAGTCCCATTTTTTGACATCAAAACCATTTGGATATAATAAGAGGATGAGAATTATGAGGATTTTGTGAGAAAGCTCTCAGATAAGATGGGAagatttattgttatttttggatttttataAAATTGTTGTGGCTCCCTGAACAGCTGATTTAATTTGATAAAATACTTTTCACAATGATGAGCTTTGATTGACTCTTGGAAGATATGCGGTAAATATCTCCACATGGTTTAAACAAGCCAGACTCGCTGTCAGCTCCTGCCATAAACGCCCTTATCTTCATTTTCCCTAATTACACAAAGTTGTCCTGAATCTTAAGTGCCTCAAGTGCTGAGCTTTATCTGTCTGGCTCTTGACTGACAGCATCGCTATCTCCAGATGCTTGTGtgctttttctggtttctcAGCATAGTTACCTAATAGCATAGTGTGAGACGGCGTGTTGCTACACGCTGCTAGCGTCAGTTGTTTTCTATGTGAAACATATGATGCTGTTAGCTTACTGTGATATTGATTTTACACCCCTCCTtctatgttgtgtttttcatttttaaatttatgctGTGTTgctaattaaaatgtttcagaGGTTTGCAGCTAAAAGTACTGAAACACTGCCTGTCATTCTTTCTCCTGTGTCAGGTGGAGCAGTCCAAAGTTTTAATAAAGGAAGGCGGTGTCCAACTGCTGCTCACAATAGTTGACACCCCAGGGTTCGGAGATGCTGTCGACAACAGCAACTGGTAAGTATCCCCCCCTCCCCATGCTTCATCTCAGCACAGATAATATTGCTTCATTCAGAATTCCAAAACACCTACCGAGGCCTAAAGCTAACCGTTCACCTCTCGTCATTCAGCGGTCTTTCTGCATCTTTATCTTAATGGAAGCTTTGTTTTGTGTCGTGCAGCTGGCAGCCAATCATCGACCACATAGACAGCAAGTTTGAAGACTACCTGAACTCAGAATCGCGGGTGAATAGAAGACAGATGCCTGACAGCCGAATCCACTGCTGCCTGTACTTCATAGCCCCCTCGGGACACGGGTGAGTCTGGGAGACAAATGCAtataaagaccaaaaaaaaaaaacccaaccttTTTTTGTGGGCGCTTTTATTAGGAGCATGCCACAGCGATTGTGTAGTTAGTACGGTGCTGTCTCAGTGGGACTCAAGCTCTTAAATGTCACCGCCTTGATCAATACAAAGAAAGAGGATGGAAGTAAGGACTCTAAATATGACTCAAGAAAGGAAAAGGTTGGAAGAGTGAACAGTGAGAGGAAATGAGTTTAAAAAAGAAGGGAAATGAGGGGGTCGACAGTGCCCAAAAGGTCAGAGGGCAGGTTTGTGACTGGAAGGGAAAGTTGCTGGTTAGGATCCCTGAACTGTCTGGAAAGTCTAGAGAAGGGAAGCAAGTAAAGCTTTTCCTCCCTTAGTATTTTCAGCAAGGTGCTGATCCGTCAACTGCCTCAGGAACAGCTCAGTGGTCAACAGCACCGAGCTGTGGTCATGCTGGGCAGCTCCTGACTGTGTgtggtaaatgtgtgttgttttactCCTACAACTACTCCCCCCTGGCCACTGCTGTAAACGATAATGTGAGAGTGAGTCTCGTCTTGTAAAAATAAGAGTTTAAACTCGAAGGCTTGTAAAAGgggaagggggggaggggaggatgTTGGCAAAATTCCCATCAGGTGATACAGATCGTTAAATGTTTCAAAAGAGATGACTGTGTGGAATTTTGATGGTAATGTTTATTATTCACAAGCCACCAGGTTCTTCTATAGGTACACGACAGCTCTGATGTGCTCATCTGCTTTTCTCACAAGAAGTGTACGAGTCTTTTTTGGAATTCAGTCAAAGAGCAAAACGTGTGGGAGTtgtgaaagtgagaaaaaaagaggcttcAAGCACTTATTTCCTGTTGCTAGTATTTGAtgaataacatatttaaatacaagtatgggtttaaaggggacatatcattCACATTTCCAAGTCCATATTTTAAGTCTGGgattctactggaatatctttgcatgatttacagttcataaaacttcttatttatcttatactggtctttttatgcagctcctcagttcagcctctgtctgaaacaggtcgttttagctcctgtctctttaaggccccccttctGATGAACCCACTCTTTTCTAACTGGTTaggcaacataaacaaacaaaattactaagatttcacttctttttcctgttttttttttacacaaaatggaAACTTGTCAAATACATCTGTTCATGTTCAAGCCAAAATCAGCTCTGGATTTTGAGAATGGACAACATGAAcagccttagcaacaaagattacagaACTGATGACCCGTTACGGGCATGTACGTCAAGCTGATGTCATCTTGTCGggaaagttttttaaaaaaaaacattgcaaacaaaacattgagagcaggctgaagccctggtttttgtcttgcagggaacatttttacatacattcacctcaagttttggaactttgaccatctTTAAGATAGACATCAGACATATAATACATCCCCCTTTAAATTTATATTAATATGAAAGCTTGCTCCTGGCCAAGGCTcttgatgttttaaaaatatactggAGCATAATGGAGTAAATGGGAGTATTTGCTGTTTGGCGTTGTAGGTCTGGATAGTGTtgtttgtgtctgctgtgtAGAGCTGCTCAGTTTGCAAGTGTGCAAATGCACACGGCGCACTGACATGCCCTTAATGCTGTTGACTTACTgtaaacaacaagaagaagaaatctctgtcctcctctttgtcctcatttttcttctccttttttttttagtatgtcCGACCTTTATGCGacattgtgtttgtgcaagCTTGTCCTCTGTACCCGGACAAGGAGTACTTTTTAGCCTTGAGGATGGGCAGCATATGTtctcagacaaacacagacacacacacacatcccctcGTAACACCAGCCGACTGCtctcacacagcagcacaatgaCCTCCATCACCGAGAGACAATCTGGATATTGAGCTCACAGTCGAACTATGGTGACTGGTTTTCCTACAGCGttggtggtggaggagggatGACTCATTAAGGAAAATAATCACCCACATCCATTCTCCATTAAATCAATAATCACGGCCTTTTCCAAAACTGTGGTTGAACCCCAATAAAAGAGCTTATTGTTGGGACATTGTGAACATCAGGTAGGGCCCTGTGATTTCCATGGAAAGCACAGACGGAATCGCAGAATTTGATAATAAAACTggaatcaaatgtaaaatgtggaACATCGTTAATTTGCCAaaatgtggatgcaatttaTAAAAGTCAGGGTTTTCCCAACCATAATAAGACTAAGGCACAGTGTCCAAgccaaatgaacagaaaaaaaacactatgcTGAAAGTCTCTACTGTGTTTAGCTGTGATTTATGGTTTTTATTTATCCATTACCACACGATTAGACACTCTTTCTGATGACAAAATGTCCTTAAATCATAAAGCCCAGAATTCAGagaaatcaaaacagaaaacagggaattttggggggaaaaaaataaaaccgaATCtggaaaaaatttaaaatggatTTCATGTGACCCTGATTAGGCAGtaagtttattttgtgtgtaaagaCACATGTTGTctcaatacacacaaaaaaagaaagaaagaaaacaattacaTACATAAGAGAAGATCATcaaaatgtaatacatttaaaaacaaaaatgcatgtCCAAACAGCAAGTAAAGATTTTATTGCTTATTGTGAAATAAGGAGCAAAAAACCAGAACAAGATGGCGAGAAGTCAGCGTCTCTGTGTAGAGAATTTCAGATCTGATACAgcacattttgaattttaacCTTTCGATAATAATATACTGAATATCTGTTGATATATATTATGAAACACTgtatttgttctgttctgtttcttgtGGTTTTACTACACGTTgctcattgttaaaaaaaaaaatgagttcaTGTTGGCtagatttttgttttctaaCTAAATGTGACAATTTGGGAAATGATGTGCTTTTTTAGGGTTGATATCACTTTCCTCTGAGTGAAGACATTGtttagctgaggctgatgggtaCTGAATCACATGACGGTTGATGTTTTTGGGTTTTCTCCGTTGTAGCTTAACAACAGCACGTTCCTGTGGTCAGTTTGGGTCAAAGTAGAGAAAAACTCCAGaccttcatgtttgttttttatcgTACTTAATACATAATTTATTAGTATCCTTTTGACTTAGATGTTACTGATACAATACATCGGTGAAACATTAATATCATCCAACATTCAGCAATGAACTGTCAGtgtaattactgcagtacaaAGGGcacactgatgtttttgtgACTTCTCCACAGACCAACTGTCTCTGTTTACCATCTGGTTTATCATAAAAGGTTATCATAAACGTTGTGTATGCAACACCATTAATTATGTCGCCTGTTAATACTGATCTTCAAtgtattcttcttcttttaatctGATAGATAGAGAAGGAGTCACTATCAGCCGTTGGATTCAGGTTTTCTTAAGAGCGTCAGTGCAGCACTGCGTTGTGTATTGACCTGCATGGCTGTTGGCTACATGACAAAAATGCATCCCACTCTACCCACTAAAAACAAATTCTGCTTCAGGGCAGATTTCAGGATGTTTCCACTGTGCCTTAAGAGAATCAAATGAAGATgagattatattttatatgaaaaataagACGTATAACACAGAAACTGAAACTCAAGTCACGTCATGTTACTTATCCAGCTCAAAAAACAGCCAAGAATAGCTGCGCTTTCTCACGACTACAAGGTCATTTTCCTAGACATAACAAACATCAGTCAAGCGTTGCTGATACATTTCTATATTTGGTGTAGCTCCACTTATCCTTTAGCTGTCTAAGGAAGAGCTAATGACACTAGCTATACTTAAATCCGACAGACAGTCAACCCCAAACTATCCTATTTCCTCCTGTTGTAACACAGGACTAAACACCACAACTGTTGGTACAGCTGGTACAGTTTTTAAAGTATCAAAACTAGGTACAGATTAATCCAATACAGTTTAACAGTAAAACTGTGTCTTTATCTCTCTGCAGATTGAAGCCCTTGGACATCGAGTTCATGAAACGGTTGCATGAGAAAGTCAATGTCATCCCGCTGATCGCCAAAGCAGACACCCTCACCCCAGAGGAATGCCAACAGTTCAAGAAGCAGGTCAGTGGTTTCCACAGCTGCATACTACAGCAGAAAAAGTATCCTGAAGGCTTTTTTCTTGTTGTGGTCTTCGGTACAATGGCAACGCTGTGCGTCACGAAGCAAAGCCAagttaaaagtacaaaaaaaaaacaccttcttTGGTTTTTACAGCTGTTTGTACAACAATGGTCAGTATGTCCTACACTGTGGAAGGTTTTTCTGTTAAGTACACAGGATAGATGTTAAAAACTAGCATTTTCCTCTTTGCTTTTGTGGGACATActgagctttgagttgagatcaagtcattttaaatgaggaaagcatcaagtaacattaaaatcatcatttttaaaacagatgAGAAAAAGATGACAAACAAAAGGGCATCTCTATGTTAAAAACACAGTATGAAGTCACTATATTAGCACTAGATAGAAAACTGAAAGCTGCATTTAAACTACAGTAAACATTGTGTTGCATctagtttcacatttttaagttgtTGCACTGAAGTAATAAACTATAAATTTGTCATCAGCTTTACAGATGTGACTCAAAAAGCCCAATCAACATTCCTGAACAGCAGAGTATGGAGAGCATGTGACCACAGAAATGTACCATTATGTGGCAGCACATACAGAATCATATGATAATCATATGATTCAGCTTTAAAGCAAGAATTGATTAAGATTAAATGACTTGCTTGCTCAACACCAGGCTATGGTGGTACCTGTTTAGTATCTACCAGAAGTCGCTAAAagttctcctcttttctttctagATCATGCGGGAAATCCAAGAGCACAAAATCAAGATCTATGAGTTCCCCGAGACGGATGACGAAGAAGAGAACAGGCTGGTGAAGAAGATCAAGGTACTGTGTGTCACCTGCCGG includes:
- the sept7b gene encoding septin 7b; the encoded protein is MAQQKNLEGYVGFASLPNQVYRKSVKRGFEFTLMVVGESGLGKSTLINSLFLTDLYSSEYPGPSHRIKKTVQVEQSKVLIKEGGVQLLLTIVDTPGFGDAVDNSNCWQPIIDHIDSKFEDYLNSESRVNRRQMPDSRIHCCLYFIAPSGHGLKPLDIEFMKRLHEKVNVIPLIAKADTLTPEECQQFKKQIMREIQEHKIKIYEFPETDDEEENRLVKKIKDKLPLAVVGSNTIIEVNGKRVRGRQYPWGVAEVENSDHCDFTILRDMLIRTHMQDLKDVTNNVHYENYRSRKLAAVTYNGVDNNRAKGQLSTKLDTVEGMSPLAQMEEERREHVTKMKKMEMEMEQVFEMKVKEKVQKLKDSEAELQRRHEQMKKNLEAQHKELEEKRRMFEDERANWEAQQRLEQQKLEASRTLEKNKKKGKIF